In a single window of the Verrucomicrobiia bacterium genome:
- a CDS encoding lamin tail domain-containing protein yields MPPGSFVFRALAAGLILASTLQPHRAAAQTAGLLREVWQNIPGASVSDLTSHPDFPDRPTSSNYVTDFFEAPTDVLDNYGQRMHGYIVPPLTGDYTFWIASDDGGALFLGTDENPATSTRIARVDSWTSSREWGKEPNQQSAPIRLTAGRAYYVAALMKEAGGGDNLAVRWRMPDGTDQAPIVATNLLPWGVSFTPPTIAIPPAPTTAVEGGYARFEVTLGTVGPASYQWRRNGIPLPGAADRELLFGPVALADHGARFSVVVTNRLGSATSADATLSVTPDVTPPTVADVLNIGTTLLRVTFSEPVSESTALQAANYGLTPSRAISAARFGATTAIVELTVEPLTYGADYVLSIASVRDRAQTPNPIAPNTRVNFVAVEYAPAAVGTPPLAGQVHPIPGGTQVQGSGTLGDSADAFQFAYQPVTGDFDRRVRVASFTPSDPFALAGLMARVSLEPGSPFAAALTTPGLVGSLFLSRTSPASEAVRTGSAPSNYPDTWLRLIRVGGSLRGYASLDGQHWLELGRANLSLPATVLVGFAVSSRDDSQTATARFLDAADTPGGAFVTELPRPPERHGPSSRVTPLAITEILFHPRPHPTIRRAEFIELHNADLIPQDLTGHRLDGSIRYLFPDGYRIPAGGLAVIARVPADLEALHGLSGVLGPFLDDGNLPNDAGTVQLLSPQGSVLLEVQYNTRPPWPAATSGGAGHSLVLARPSYGEADPRAWAASRRIGGSPGFLEPFLTDPRDAVLINEILAHTDLPQLDFIELHNRGNQPVDLSGCVLTDDAANPRFRIPDGTIITPRGFLAFDESTLGFRLSAAGETVFLFNPDLTRVLDAVRFGPQENGVSSGRFPDGTPEWRRLQSPTPANENAPLLLAGVVINELLFDPISGDQDDEFVELYNRTQHPVDLAGWSFSDGISFRFPHGTLMPPGAHFVVARNRDRLLAHHPGLDPSVVFGNYSGNLRNGGERLALARPDFLVTTNAFGFAETNRIDIEVCEVTYLPGGRWGAWSGGLGSSLELIDPHSDLLQPSNWADSDESAKAPWTLIEFTGRVDNVADGVPTDRLHLLTQGPGEYLIDRIEVLTADGSSRLANGDFANGLTGWTAQGNHRNSRLAEGRGLDGGNALHIIASGRGDTAVNRIRAPISPSIAPNTTVTVRAHVRWLRGWPEFLLRTRGSGIEAFGRLDIPGNLGTPGARNSRAVPNAGPAIDNVRHDPPVPRANQPVVVSARVSDPDGIGSVSLRFRIDPNNTLSTLPMRDDGQGGDAVAGDGVYSATISGRSAGTLVAFRIEADDRHPQPALARFPDDAPVREALIRWGEETPFGNLGTYRFWQRRADFDRLRSRESLANDNLDCTFVYGDDRVIYNAGMRAKGSPWHGGSVGGDYLFAFPNDDRLLGARDVAVVTLGNLGSDPSGQREQAAFWIGRQLGAPALHRRHVRFYENGSFKGLYEDTEEPNGHYVDRRFPDGQDGTLLKVEDWFEFTDQGNSFVFSRDATLQRFTTLNNQLKLARYRWAWRKRAVADSANDYTHFFNLVEAVNGTGPDFVARVESQVDIDTWMRVIALQRIVGNWDAYGYNRGKNAYIYLPIGGRWQMIPWDIDFVLGSGSDGPVGDPFGTHDPTIRRLWDTPAFRRVYWRAFQDAVHGPLRADAIGPVLDGRYRALSDNGFRLEGTEAIKNYVAQRRQDLIQRLAAVDAPAFAVTTPSATTTTTDRNLATLSGTAPIAIDRIAVNGMPFPVTWTSLTAWTLSLPLAAATNQLELVGLDRLGQPVPGATATRTVRYTGPLPSPEGLIVLNEIQYAPPGNDAEFLELHNVSPTAAFDLSGWRITGTGFTFPPGSLIQPGAFLILVSDAAAFRATYGNAVVPAGVFPSRLDNSGERLRLIQPGPTPDLDRVIDEVRYSDRPPWPTQARGQGPSLQLIDPLQDNRLPANWAAAAPTDATLATPGRANSVRATLEPFPTVRLNELLAESAPGQPPTDPPAPWVELHNFGTQSVDLSSLHLASSYSNLTEWSFPPGTTLAPGGFLVVRCDGQSAASTPAQPRTSFHLPPNRGSIALVRLQNGNPAVLDHLDYSDLPPGMSWGSFPDGDPLGHRLFHRPTPGAPNTLGAPATGVFINEWLASNQGAFLDPADGQADDWFELYNAGVTPADLSAYTLTDNLANPTRFRIPNGTVIPPGGFLLVWADGQPEQTVPGQLHVNFSLAADGEAIGLFAPDGSPVDAVTFGPQSPNVSQGRFPDGAPPPFVFMDFPTPGGLNAFATANQPPILQPVPDQTASEGTRIAFQLVASDPDAGQQLRFSMVGAPPGATLDPVTGAFDWLTTEADGPGLYTFSFRVTDNGLPPRAASRTVTLTVLEVNLPPSLEPLPDRTVDERTTLAFEVLASDPDLPPQGLTFTLDPGAPEGASIHPQLGAFLWTPTEAQGPGTYPITVRVTDSGIPPLSATRTFQVTVNEVDDAPEFEPVGLQSVLEGTPFTLVLVARDPDTPPRSVTYRLDSGPPGSALDPLTGRFTWTPAEADGPGLFSITVSALQAGGGPVGTLTFSIAVLEDNEPPSLATLPDLEALEGDLVTFVARANDTDLPPQQLTFTLDPGAPDDASIDPDSGRFTWRIPEDHGAAELTLTVRVTDNAPEAGTATRTFTLRVHPRVRVAINEVMHAPAAPRTEFIELHNPSSLTPWPLAGWHLSGLDFTFPAGTTLATNGYLVVARDPAAFRLAHGPQATVVGPATLSFTDAGPQSVRLRRPIPGGWETVDELSFLRTAPWPVAANATGASLQRLDARQDGRRVANWAAQIGTTTNTPVEIVALTNLWRYRQDGPAPAAWREPDFDDAAWPAGRALLYVEESPLPAPKNTPLVRTEGRMTYYFRTSFPFAGNPDGALLRFSSIVDDGFVLHLNGRELFRLGMPGGTITDTTPANRTVDNAVLEGPFTVPATGLVAGHNVLAVEVHQVNATSSDIVWGARVELLEVRRDSATPGYANSLRATLQPFPDVWISEVLPRNTTGLADPQGDRDPWIELLNAGPEPADLAGWWLTDDLSRLTRWAFPTPAPLEARSFRLVWADGEPSESTPDSWHASFTPPYPSGIIALVREQLGAPAVVDFLDYSVTAADRSFGIVSESDPLTRGPLSTPTPGTASQPNRAPTLNPLPDRELALGHTLTFVATATDPDPDQRLVFELTDTAPFGAVIHPATGQFTWTPLPHQAGVHAITVLVADDGLPPRGHQRSFTVRVLAGPTPTVRIDHLRLDSDTQLTLTWSGTLGRTYRVQESASILGPWVASQPPVTASTPTVTQSLPRLGASRFYRILELDE; encoded by the coding sequence ATGCCGCCAGGTTCGTTCGTCTTCCGCGCTCTCGCCGCAGGTCTCATCCTCGCCTCCACGCTCCAGCCCCACCGCGCCGCCGCCCAGACGGCCGGCCTCCTGCGCGAGGTCTGGCAAAACATCCCCGGCGCCTCGGTTTCGGACCTCACCAGTCACCCCGACTTCCCCGATCGCCCAACCTCCTCCAACTACGTCACCGACTTCTTTGAGGCGCCCACCGACGTCCTCGACAACTACGGCCAGCGGATGCACGGGTACATCGTCCCGCCGCTCACCGGGGACTACACCTTCTGGATTGCCTCGGACGATGGCGGAGCCCTCTTTCTCGGCACCGACGAGAACCCCGCGACCAGCACCCGCATCGCCCGCGTGGATTCGTGGACCTCGTCGCGCGAATGGGGCAAGGAGCCCAACCAGCAGTCGGCCCCCATCCGCCTCACCGCCGGCCGCGCCTACTACGTCGCGGCGCTCATGAAGGAGGCCGGGGGCGGCGACAACCTCGCCGTCCGCTGGCGCATGCCGGACGGCACCGACCAGGCCCCGATCGTCGCCACCAACCTCCTGCCCTGGGGCGTTTCCTTCACCCCGCCGACCATCGCCATTCCCCCCGCCCCCACCACCGCGGTCGAAGGCGGCTACGCCCGCTTCGAAGTCACCCTCGGCACCGTGGGCCCCGCCAGCTACCAGTGGCGCCGCAACGGCATCCCCCTCCCGGGCGCCGCCGACCGCGAACTCCTCTTCGGCCCCGTTGCCCTCGCCGACCATGGCGCCCGTTTCAGCGTGGTGGTCACCAACCGCCTCGGCTCCGCAACCAGCGCCGACGCCACCCTCTCGGTCACGCCCGACGTCACCCCGCCAACGGTGGCCGACGTGCTCAACATCGGCACCACCCTCCTCCGCGTGACCTTCTCCGAGCCGGTGTCCGAATCGACCGCGCTCCAGGCCGCCAACTACGGCCTGACCCCGTCCCGCGCCATCTCGGCAGCCCGCTTCGGCGCGACGACCGCGATCGTGGAACTGACCGTCGAACCCCTCACCTACGGCGCGGACTACGTCCTCTCCATCGCCAGCGTCCGCGACCGCGCCCAGACCCCGAACCCCATCGCCCCCAACACCCGCGTCAACTTCGTCGCCGTCGAATACGCCCCCGCCGCCGTCGGCACCCCGCCCCTCGCAGGCCAGGTCCACCCCATCCCCGGCGGCACCCAGGTCCAGGGCAGCGGCACCCTGGGCGACTCCGCCGACGCCTTCCAGTTCGCCTACCAACCCGTCACCGGCGACTTCGACCGTCGCGTGCGCGTCGCCTCGTTCACGCCGTCCGACCCGTTCGCGCTGGCCGGCCTGATGGCCCGCGTCAGCCTCGAACCCGGCAGCCCCTTCGCCGCCGCCCTCACCACCCCGGGCCTGGTCGGCTCGCTCTTCCTCTCCCGCACCAGCCCGGCTTCCGAGGCCGTCCGGACGGGCTCCGCCCCTTCCAATTATCCCGACACCTGGCTCCGCCTCATCCGCGTCGGGGGCAGTCTCCGCGGTTACGCCAGCCTCGATGGCCAACACTGGCTCGAACTCGGCCGCGCCAACCTCTCCCTCCCCGCCACCGTCCTGGTCGGCTTCGCCGTGTCCAGCCGTGACGATTCCCAAACCGCCACCGCCCGGTTCCTCGATGCCGCCGACACCCCCGGCGGCGCCTTCGTCACCGAACTCCCGCGTCCCCCGGAACGTCACGGCCCCTCCAGCCGTGTCACCCCGCTGGCCATCACCGAAATCCTCTTTCACCCCCGCCCCCATCCCACCATTCGCCGCGCCGAGTTCATCGAACTCCACAATGCCGACCTCATCCCCCAGGACCTCACCGGACATCGCCTCGACGGTTCGATCCGCTACCTGTTCCCCGACGGCTACCGGATCCCCGCCGGCGGCCTCGCCGTGATCGCCCGTGTTCCCGCCGACCTCGAAGCCCTCCATGGCCTCTCCGGGGTGCTCGGCCCGTTCCTCGACGATGGCAACCTCCCCAACGACGCCGGCACCGTCCAGCTCCTCAGCCCGCAGGGTTCCGTCCTCCTCGAAGTCCAGTACAACACCCGACCTCCCTGGCCCGCCGCCACCTCGGGCGGAGCCGGCCATTCGCTGGTGCTGGCCCGCCCCTCCTACGGCGAGGCCGATCCCCGCGCCTGGGCGGCCAGCCGCCGCATCGGCGGTTCCCCGGGCTTCCTCGAACCCTTCCTCACAGACCCCCGCGACGCCGTCCTCATTAACGAAATCCTCGCCCATACCGACCTGCCCCAGCTCGACTTCATCGAACTCCACAACCGCGGCAACCAGCCCGTCGATCTCTCCGGCTGCGTCCTCACCGACGACGCCGCCAACCCCAGGTTCCGCATCCCCGACGGCACCATCATCACCCCGCGCGGTTTCCTCGCCTTCGACGAATCCACCCTCGGCTTCCGCCTCAGCGCCGCCGGCGAAACGGTCTTTCTCTTCAACCCCGATCTCACCCGCGTCCTCGATGCCGTCCGCTTCGGTCCCCAGGAAAACGGCGTCTCCAGCGGCCGGTTCCCCGACGGCACCCCCGAATGGCGCCGGCTCCAATCCCCAACCCCGGCAAACGAAAACGCCCCCCTCCTCCTCGCCGGGGTGGTCATCAACGAACTCCTCTTCGACCCGATCTCGGGCGATCAGGACGACGAGTTCGTCGAACTCTACAACCGCACCCAACACCCCGTGGACCTCGCCGGCTGGAGCTTCTCCGATGGCATCAGCTTCCGCTTCCCCCATGGCACCCTCATGCCCCCCGGCGCCCATTTCGTCGTGGCCCGCAACCGGGACCGGCTCCTCGCCCATCACCCCGGCCTCGATCCGTCCGTGGTCTTCGGCAACTACTCCGGCAACCTCCGCAACGGCGGCGAACGACTGGCCCTCGCCCGCCCCGACTTCCTCGTCACCACCAACGCCTTCGGTTTCGCCGAAACCAACCGCATCGACATCGAGGTCTGCGAGGTCACCTACCTGCCCGGCGGACGTTGGGGCGCCTGGAGCGGCGGCCTCGGCAGCAGCCTCGAACTGATCGATCCCCACTCCGATCTGCTCCAGCCCTCGAACTGGGCCGACAGCGACGAATCGGCCAAGGCCCCCTGGACCCTCATCGAGTTCACCGGCCGCGTGGACAACGTCGCCGACGGCGTCCCCACCGACCGCCTTCACCTTCTCACCCAGGGCCCCGGCGAATACCTCATCGACCGCATCGAGGTCCTCACCGCCGACGGCTCCAGCCGGCTGGCCAACGGCGACTTCGCCAACGGCCTGACCGGCTGGACCGCCCAGGGTAACCATCGAAATTCGCGTCTCGCCGAAGGCCGGGGACTCGATGGCGGCAACGCCCTGCACATCATCGCCTCCGGCCGTGGCGACACCGCCGTCAACAGGATCCGCGCCCCCATCAGTCCCTCCATCGCCCCCAACACCACCGTGACCGTCCGCGCCCACGTGCGCTGGCTGCGCGGCTGGCCCGAGTTCCTCCTCCGCACCCGCGGCAGCGGCATCGAGGCCTTCGGCCGGCTGGACATCCCCGGCAACCTCGGCACCCCGGGCGCCCGCAACAGCCGCGCCGTCCCCAATGCCGGCCCCGCCATCGACAACGTCCGCCACGACCCCCCGGTTCCCCGCGCCAACCAGCCCGTCGTCGTCTCCGCCCGGGTCTCCGACCCCGATGGCATCGGTTCCGTCTCCCTCCGCTTCCGCATCGACCCCAACAACACCCTCTCCACCCTGCCCATGCGCGACGACGGGCAGGGCGGCGATGCGGTGGCCGGCGATGGCGTCTATTCCGCCACCATCTCCGGCCGCTCCGCCGGCACCCTGGTCGCCTTCCGCATCGAGGCCGACGATCGCCATCCCCAACCCGCCCTCGCCCGGTTCCCCGACGACGCCCCGGTTCGCGAAGCCCTCATCCGCTGGGGCGAGGAAACGCCCTTCGGCAACCTCGGCACCTACCGCTTCTGGCAGCGCCGCGCCGACTTCGACCGCCTCCGCTCCCGCGAAAGCCTCGCCAACGACAACCTCGACTGCACGTTCGTGTACGGCGACGACCGCGTGATCTACAACGCCGGGATGCGCGCCAAAGGCAGCCCCTGGCACGGCGGCTCCGTCGGAGGCGACTACCTCTTCGCCTTCCCCAACGACGACCGCCTCCTCGGTGCCCGCGACGTGGCGGTGGTGACCCTCGGCAATCTCGGCAGCGACCCCAGCGGCCAGCGCGAACAGGCCGCCTTCTGGATCGGCCGCCAGCTCGGCGCCCCGGCCCTCCACCGCCGTCACGTCCGCTTCTACGAAAACGGCTCCTTCAAGGGCCTCTACGAGGACACCGAGGAACCCAACGGTCACTACGTGGACCGCCGATTCCCCGACGGACAGGATGGCACCCTCCTCAAGGTCGAGGACTGGTTCGAGTTCACCGATCAGGGAAACAGCTTCGTCTTCTCCCGCGACGCCACCCTCCAGCGCTTCACCACCCTCAACAACCAGCTCAAACTCGCCCGCTACCGCTGGGCCTGGCGCAAACGCGCCGTCGCCGATTCCGCCAATGACTACACCCACTTCTTCAACCTCGTCGAGGCCGTCAATGGCACCGGACCCGACTTCGTCGCCCGCGTCGAAAGCCAGGTCGATATCGACACCTGGATGCGCGTCATCGCCCTCCAGAGAATCGTCGGGAACTGGGACGCCTACGGCTATAACCGCGGCAAGAACGCCTACATCTACCTCCCCATCGGCGGACGCTGGCAGATGATCCCCTGGGACATCGACTTCGTCCTCGGCTCCGGCAGTGACGGCCCGGTCGGCGATCCCTTCGGCACCCACGACCCCACCATCCGCCGTCTCTGGGATACCCCGGCCTTCCGCCGCGTCTATTGGCGCGCCTTCCAGGATGCCGTCCACGGACCCCTCCGCGCCGATGCCATCGGCCCCGTCCTCGACGGTCGCTACCGCGCGCTTTCGGACAACGGCTTCCGCCTCGAAGGCACCGAAGCGATCAAGAACTACGTCGCCCAGCGCCGTCAGGATCTCATTCAACGCCTCGCCGCCGTCGATGCCCCAGCCTTCGCCGTCACCACCCCGTCCGCCACCACCACCACCACCGACCGCAATCTCGCCACCCTCTCCGGCACCGCCCCCATCGCCATCGACCGGATCGCCGTCAATGGCATGCCGTTCCCGGTCACCTGGACGTCCCTCACCGCCTGGACCCTCTCGCTGCCCCTCGCCGCCGCCACCAATCAACTCGAACTGGTCGGACTCGACCGCCTGGGCCAACCCGTCCCCGGCGCGACCGCCACGCGCACCGTCCGCTACACCGGGCCCCTCCCGAGTCCGGAGGGGTTGATCGTCCTCAACGAAATCCAGTACGCCCCGCCCGGCAACGACGCCGAGTTCCTCGAACTCCATAACGTCTCGCCCACCGCCGCCTTCGACCTCTCGGGCTGGCGGATCACCGGCACAGGATTCACCTTCCCGCCCGGTTCCCTCATCCAGCCAGGCGCCTTCCTCATCCTGGTCTCCGACGCCGCCGCCTTCCGCGCCACCTATGGCAATGCCGTCGTCCCCGCCGGGGTCTTCCCCAGCCGGCTCGACAACAGCGGCGAACGCCTCCGCCTCATCCAACCCGGTCCCACCCCCGACCTCGACCGGGTCATCGACGAGGTGCGCTACAGCGACCGGCCCCCGTGGCCCACCCAGGCCCGCGGCCAGGGTCCCTCGCTCCAGTTGATCGATCCCCTCCAGGACAACCGCCTCCCCGCCAACTGGGCCGCCGCCGCCCCCACCGATGCCACCCTCGCCACCCCCGGCCGCGCCAATTCCGTTCGCGCCACCCTCGAGCCCTTCCCCACCGTCCGCCTCAATGAACTCCTCGCCGAATCAGCCCCCGGCCAGCCCCCGACCGATCCGCCCGCCCCCTGGGTCGAACTTCACAACTTCGGCACCCAGTCGGTCGATCTCTCCAGCCTCCATCTCGCGTCCTCCTACTCGAACCTGACCGAGTGGTCCTTCCCCCCGGGAACCACACTCGCCCCGGGCGGATTCCTCGTCGTCCGCTGCGACGGTCAGTCCGCCGCTTCCACACCCGCTCAACCCCGCACCTCCTTCCACCTCCCGCCCAACCGCGGTTCCATCGCCCTGGTCCGCCTCCAGAACGGCAACCCGGCCGTCCTCGATCACCTCGACTATTCCGACCTGCCTCCCGGGATGTCCTGGGGCTCGTTCCCCGACGGCGATCCCCTCGGGCACCGCCTCTTCCACCGCCCCACCCCGGGCGCCCCCAACACCCTCGGCGCCCCCGCCACCGGGGTCTTCATCAATGAGTGGCTGGCCTCCAACCAGGGCGCCTTCCTCGATCCCGCCGACGGCCAGGCCGACGACTGGTTCGAACTCTACAACGCGGGCGTCACCCCCGCCGATCTCTCCGCCTACACCCTCACCGACAACCTCGCCAACCCAACCCGCTTCCGCATCCCCAACGGCACCGTCATCCCGCCCGGCGGCTTCCTCCTCGTCTGGGCCGACGGTCAACCCGAACAAACCGTCCCCGGCCAGCTCCACGTCAACTTCAGCCTGGCCGCCGACGGCGAAGCCATCGGCCTCTTCGCCCCCGACGGTTCCCCCGTCGATGCAGTCACCTTCGGCCCCCAGTCCCCCAACGTCTCCCAGGGCCGCTTCCCCGATGGCGCCCCGCCCCCGTTCGTCTTCATGGACTTCCCCACCCCGGGCGGCCTCAACGCCTTCGCCACCGCCAATCAACCGCCCATCCTCCAACCCGTCCCCGACCAAACGGCCAGCGAAGGAACCCGCATCGCCTTCCAGCTCGTCGCTTCCGACCCCGACGCCGGTCAGCAGCTCCGCTTCTCCATGGTTGGCGCCCCGCCGGGTGCCACGCTGGATCCCGTGACCGGCGCCTTCGACTGGCTCACCACCGAGGCCGACGGACCCGGCCTCTACACCTTCTCGTTCCGGGTCACCGACAACGGTCTGCCCCCGCGCGCCGCCAGCCGCACCGTCACCCTCACCGTCCTCGAAGTGAACCTGCCGCCCTCGCTGGAACCTCTCCCGGACCGCACCGTCGATGAACGCACCACCCTCGCCTTCGAGGTCCTCGCGTCCGATCCCGATCTCCCACCCCAGGGCCTCACCTTCACCCTCGATCCCGGAGCCCCGGAGGGCGCCTCGATCCATCCCCAACTCGGCGCCTTCCTCTGGACCCCCACCGAAGCCCAGGGCCCCGGCACCTACCCCATCACCGTCCGCGTCACCGACTCCGGCATACCCCCACTCTCCGCCACCCGGACGTTCCAGGTGACGGTGAACGAGGTGGACGATGCCCCCGAGTTCGAACCCGTCGGCCTTCAGTCCGTCCTCGAAGGCACTCCCTTCACCCTCGTCCTCGTCGCCCGCGACCCGGATACTCCGCCCCGGTCGGTGACCTACCGCCTCGACAGCGGCCCGCCCGGCAGCGCCCTCGATCCGCTGACCGGCCGCTTCACCTGGACCCCGGCCGAGGCCGATGGACCCGGCCTGTTCTCCATCACCGTCAGTGCCCTCCAGGCCGGCGGCGGCCCGGTGGGGACCCTCACGTTCTCCATCGCCGTCCTCGAGGACAACGAACCTCCCTCCCTCGCAACCCTTCCCGATCTCGAAGCCCTCGAAGGGGACCTCGTCACCTTCGTCGCCCGCGCCAACGACACCGACCTGCCCCCGCAGCAACTCACCTTCACTCTCGACCCCGGTGCGCCGGACGACGCCTCCATCGACCCGGACTCCGGCCGCTTCACCTGGCGCATCCCGGAGGATCACGGCGCCGCCGAACTCACCCTCACCGTGCGGGTCACCGACAACGCCCCAGAGGCCGGCACCGCCACCCGCACCTTCACCCTCCGCGTGCACCCCCGCGTCCGGGTCGCCATCAACGAGGTGATGCATGCTCCCGCCGCACCCCGCACCGAGTTCATCGAACTCCACAATCCTTCGTCCCTAACGCCATGGCCCCTCGCCGGGTGGCACCTCTCCGGACTCGACTTCACCTTCCCCGCCGGCACCACCCTCGCCACCAACGGCTACCTCGTCGTCGCCCGCGATCCCGCCGCCTTCCGTCTGGCCCACGGCCCGCAGGCCACCGTGGTCGGTCCCGCCACCCTCTCCTTCACCGATGCCGGCCCCCAGTCGGTCCGGCTCCGGCGCCCGATCCCGGGCGGATGGGAAACCGTCGATGAACTGTCCTTCCTCCGAACCGCCCCCTGGCCCGTCGCCGCCAACGCCACCGGAGCCTCCCTCCAGCGCCTCGACGCCCGCCAGGACGGTCGCCGCGTCGCCAATTGGGCCGCCCAGATCGGCACCACCACCAACACCCCCGTCGAGATCGTCGCCCTCACCAACCTCTGGCGCTACCGCCAGGACGGACCCGCCCCCGCGGCCTGGCGCGAACCGGACTTCGACGACGCGGCCTGGCCCGCCGGCCGCGCCCTCCTCTACGTCGAGGAATCGCCCCTGCCCGCCCCCAAGAACACGCCCCTCGTCCGCACCGAGGGGCGCATGACCTATTACTTCCGCACCAGCTTCCCCTTCGCCGGCAATCCCGACGGCGCCCTCCTCCGGTTCTCCTCCATCGTCGATGACGGCTTCGTCCTCCACCTCAACGGCCGGGAACTGTTCCGCCTCGGCATGCCCGGTGGCACGATCACCGACACCACGCCCGCCAATCGCACCGTGGACAACGCCGTCCTCGAAGGCCCCTTCACCGTCCCCGCCACCGGCCTCGTCGCCGGCCACAACGTCCTCGCCGTCGAAGTCCACCAGGTCAATGCCACCAGCTCCGACATCGTCTGGGGCGCCAGGGTCGAACTCCTCGAAGTCCGTCGAGACTCCGCCACCCCCGGCTACGCCAATTCCCTCAGGGCCACCCTGCAGCCCTTCCCCGACGTCTGGATCTCCGAGGTCCTCCCCCGCAACACCACCGGCCTCGCCGATCCCCAGGGCGACCGCGATCCCTGGATCGAACTCCTCAATGCCGGCCCGGAACCCGCCGACCTCGCCGGTTGGTGGCTCACCGATGACCTCTCCCGCCTCACCCGGTGGGCCTTCCCCACCCCCGCCCCCCTCGAGGCCCGCTCGTTCCGCCTCGTCTGGGCCGATGGCGAACCCTCCGAATCCACGCCCGATTCCTGGCACGCCTCGTTCACCCCGCCCTACCCCTCCGGCATCATCGCCCTCGTCCGCGAACAACTCGGCGCCCCGGCCGTCGTGGACTTCCTCGACTATTCCGTGACCGCCGCCGACCGGTCCTTCGGCATCGTCTCCGAATCCGATCCCCTCACCCGCGGCCCCCTCTCCACCCCCACCCCGGGCACCGCCAGCCAACCCAATCGCGCCCCCACCCTCAATCCCCTCCCCGACCGCGAACTCGCCCTCGGACACACCCTGACCTTCGTCGCGACGGCCACGGATCCCGATCCGGACCAGCGTCTGGTCTTCGAACTCACGGACACCGCCCCCTTCGGCGCCGTCATCCATCCGGCCACCGGGCAGTTCACCTGGACACCCCTGCCCCACCAGGCCGGTGTGCACGCCATCACCGTGCTGGTCGCCGACGACGGACTGCCACCCCGCGGCCACCAGCGCAGCTTCACCGTCCGGGTTCTGGCCGGCCCCACACCCACGGTCCGCATCGACCATCTCCGGCTCGATTCCGACACCCAGTTGACCCTCACTTGGTCCGGCACCCTGGGACGCACCTACCGCGTCCAGGAAAGCGCCTCCATCCTCGGTCCCTGGGTCGCCTCCCAACCGCCCGTCACCGCCAGCACCCCGACTGTCACCCAATCCCTCCCACGCCTCGGCGCCTCCCGCTTCTACCGCATCCTCGAACTCGACGAATAA